In one Candidatus Nitronereus thalassa genomic region, the following are encoded:
- a CDS encoding DsrE/DsrF/DrsH-like family protein, with product MSSLPRFIIYAHNATYDKLHQVATLGLTASAMGKEVTVVLLFWTIKKLAEGNINKVDFPPEYQAYHDEVTRLLAERKVPQISEMFEDAKKVGQFRLIACSAGLEYMGVDADAVAKSVDEVMGLPAILAMAAGAETTLFI from the coding sequence ATGAGTTCTCTGCCACGCTTTATCATTTATGCCCATAACGCCACTTACGATAAATTGCATCAAGTCGCAACCTTAGGGCTGACGGCGTCGGCTATGGGAAAAGAGGTAACGGTCGTTCTGCTTTTTTGGACCATTAAGAAACTGGCTGAAGGGAACATCAATAAGGTGGACTTCCCTCCGGAGTATCAGGCGTATCATGATGAAGTTACTCGACTACTGGCCGAGCGCAAAGTTCCACAAATTTCTGAGATGTTTGAAGACGCCAAGAAGGTTGGCCAATTTCGACTTATCGCCTGTAGTGCGGGATTAGAATATATGGGTGTGGATGCGGATGCGGTGGCAAAAAGCGTAGACGAAGTGATGGGGCTGCCGGCTATTTTGGCGATGGCGGCAGGGGCCGAGACGACCTTGTTTATCTAG
- a CDS encoding regulatory iron-sulfur-containing complex subunit RicT — MTESTIPTPNPHDEESYPEVVTIVGVKVRDEGEVKQARVDGASLEVGDWVVLELDNDVTYGKVYSAPQVLPFIPPMRVMKSVLRKATSEDEANIASQQKIAKSGKEFCRERAEALGLQMKLVEVYGSFQRRILTFCYTAESRVDFRQLVKDLAKHFSCRIEMRQISSREEARRISGVDTCGLVLCCASFLSDFKPVNLKLSRKESAWGNDTHRIGVCGRLKCCLMFEQDDWPLPRSSRSPLIQVNRS, encoded by the coding sequence ATGACTGAATCAACCATTCCCACCCCCAATCCCCACGATGAAGAATCCTACCCCGAAGTTGTCACTATTGTTGGTGTGAAAGTTCGCGATGAAGGTGAAGTGAAGCAGGCTCGAGTGGATGGTGCCTCCTTAGAAGTGGGAGATTGGGTCGTTCTGGAATTGGATAACGATGTGACCTATGGGAAAGTGTATTCAGCGCCACAGGTTCTTCCTTTTATCCCTCCCATGCGAGTGATGAAAAGTGTGCTGCGGAAGGCGACTTCGGAAGATGAAGCGAATATTGCTTCCCAACAAAAGATCGCCAAGTCGGGAAAGGAATTTTGCCGAGAACGGGCCGAAGCTTTGGGCCTCCAAATGAAATTGGTGGAAGTGTATGGTTCGTTTCAGCGGCGCATTTTGACGTTCTGCTATACGGCAGAATCGCGGGTGGACTTTCGTCAGCTCGTCAAAGATTTAGCCAAGCATTTTAGTTGTCGTATTGAAATGCGGCAGATTTCCAGCCGAGAGGAGGCCCGTCGAATCAGTGGGGTCGATACCTGCGGTTTGGTGTTGTGTTGCGCGAGTTTTTTGTCCGACTTTAAACCCGTAAATTTGAAGCTGTCGAGAAAAGAAAGCGCGTGGGGTAATGATACGCATCGCATTGGGGTTTGTGGGCGACTGAAATGTTGTTTGATGTTTGAACAAGACGATTGGCCTCTCCCTCGCTCATCTCGATCACCCCTCATTCAAGTCAATCGGTCCTAA
- the rpsU gene encoding 30S ribosomal protein S21, whose protein sequence is MEIRVVNNNVEKALRVAKKKLAADGLFRELKRRRFYEKPSVKKKAKEREAARRRQKWLAKRTFR, encoded by the coding sequence ATGGAAATAAGAGTCGTCAATAACAATGTAGAAAAAGCCTTACGAGTTGCAAAAAAGAAACTTGCAGCTGATGGTTTATTCCGTGAGTTGAAACGTCGTCGCTTTTACGAGAAACCGAGTGTCAAAAAGAAAGCTAAGGAACGAGAAGCGGCGCGTCGTAGACAAAAATGGCTAGCCAAGCGTACGTTCCGGTAA
- a CDS encoding endonuclease III, translated as MRDRQIHAAVKIVKNTIRQWEEPIVGVVARESRDPFQILIACLLSLRTKDHTTAEASQRLFSLADNPARMLKLPLKQVEHAIFPVGFYKTKAKQIHAICQSLLENFEGRVPRTIDELLTLKGVGRKTANLVVTVGYNKPGICVDIHVHRISNRWGYIQTKTPEESEQALRNKLPKKYWIQFNDWLVPYGQNLCRPVSPFCSQCPVSDYCDRVGVTTSR; from the coding sequence ATGCGTGACCGTCAGATTCACGCGGCTGTCAAAATCGTTAAGAACACTATTCGGCAATGGGAAGAGCCTATTGTCGGAGTCGTGGCCCGAGAATCCCGCGATCCTTTCCAGATCCTCATCGCCTGCCTTCTTAGCCTTCGCACCAAAGATCACACTACGGCTGAAGCGAGCCAACGATTATTCTCTCTAGCGGATAACCCAGCACGAATGCTCAAGCTACCACTCAAGCAAGTGGAACACGCTATCTTCCCTGTAGGATTTTACAAAACCAAGGCCAAACAAATTCATGCGATCTGTCAGAGTCTCTTAGAAAACTTTGAGGGCCGAGTTCCCCGCACAATTGATGAATTGCTCACACTCAAAGGAGTAGGGAGAAAAACGGCAAACTTAGTGGTCACTGTGGGATATAACAAACCGGGAATTTGCGTGGATATTCATGTCCACCGCATCAGCAATCGTTGGGGATACATTCAAACCAAAACCCCTGAGGAATCCGAGCAAGCGTTACGGAACAAACTCCCCAAAAAATATTGGATCCAATTTAACGATTGGCTCGTCCCCTACGGCCAAAACCTCTGCCGCCCAGTTTCACCCTTTTGTAGCCAATGTCCTGTGAGTGATTATTGTGATCGGGTGGGTGTGACTACCTCGCGGTAG
- a CDS encoding NAD(P) transhydrogenase subunit alpha yields the protein MDIISGITIFVLAIFIGFEIINKIPPTLHTPLMSGSNAISGITIVGALLSSGSQHTMVTTVLGFLALLFATINAVGGFMVTNRMLEMFKRKV from the coding sequence ATGGATATTATTTCCGGAATTACCATTTTTGTACTTGCCATTTTTATTGGGTTTGAAATTATCAACAAGATTCCGCCGACCCTCCATACGCCACTGATGTCCGGGTCTAACGCCATTTCGGGAATTACAATTGTTGGGGCCCTGCTCTCTTCAGGATCTCAGCATACGATGGTGACCACGGTCCTGGGATTCCTGGCGCTCCTTTTCGCAACGATTAACGCCGTTGGCGGGTTCATGGTCACAAACAGAATGTTGGAAATGTTTAAAAGAAAAGTCTAA
- a CDS encoding Re/Si-specific NAD(P)(+) transhydrogenase subunit alpha codes for MIIGVPKETYPGETRVALIPAVIPSLIKAGMEVHIESGAGAESGYPDSAYTEKGAAIASSRLQLFETAKIIVQVRLLGANPEQGKTDLPLMQDGQLIIGLAEALSNPHALRELNTRKVLAFAMELMPRITRAQSMDVLSSMGTVAGYKAVLMAANALPKMFPMLMTAAGTVAPSKVLIIGAGVAGLQAISMARRLGASVEAYDLRPAVKEQVLSLGAKFVDLPLETADSEDKGGYAKAQDEEFYRKQRELLGKVIASSDVVVTTAAVPGKKAPILITADMVAAMAPGSVIVDLAAERGGNCELTKANQTVVAHGVTIIGQENIPSQVPYHASQMYSKNIATFLLHLVKKGELTLNMEDEITRETLLTRDGEIVHSRVREILGPLAGRRAEET; via the coding sequence ATGATTATCGGTGTCCCTAAAGAAACATATCCCGGTGAAACACGGGTGGCATTAATTCCAGCCGTCATTCCCTCCCTCATTAAGGCAGGCATGGAAGTCCACATTGAAAGTGGGGCGGGTGCAGAATCAGGTTACCCTGATTCCGCTTATACTGAAAAAGGTGCCGCCATTGCCTCTTCCCGCCTCCAATTATTTGAAACCGCCAAGATCATTGTGCAAGTTCGCTTGCTGGGAGCCAATCCGGAACAGGGCAAAACCGATTTACCCTTGATGCAAGACGGGCAATTGATTATTGGGCTGGCAGAAGCGCTTTCCAATCCTCATGCCCTTCGAGAACTGAATACCCGAAAAGTTCTGGCCTTCGCTATGGAACTCATGCCGCGCATTACCCGCGCACAAAGTATGGATGTTCTTTCCTCCATGGGCACTGTGGCCGGGTACAAAGCTGTACTGATGGCGGCCAATGCCTTGCCAAAAATGTTTCCCATGCTCATGACGGCCGCAGGAACCGTGGCGCCATCCAAAGTGTTGATTATTGGAGCTGGCGTGGCCGGGCTTCAGGCCATTTCCATGGCCCGACGGTTAGGGGCCTCGGTCGAAGCTTATGACCTTCGACCTGCCGTGAAGGAACAGGTATTAAGCCTCGGAGCAAAATTCGTCGATCTTCCTCTAGAGACGGCTGATTCCGAAGATAAGGGCGGCTATGCCAAAGCTCAAGATGAGGAATTCTATCGAAAACAGCGAGAATTATTAGGGAAGGTCATTGCCTCCAGTGATGTGGTAGTTACGACCGCTGCCGTCCCAGGAAAAAAGGCGCCGATTTTGATCACCGCCGACATGGTCGCGGCTATGGCTCCCGGTTCAGTCATTGTGGATTTGGCGGCTGAACGAGGCGGAAACTGCGAACTCACCAAAGCCAATCAAACGGTTGTCGCCCACGGAGTTACCATTATCGGTCAGGAAAACATTCCTTCTCAGGTACCGTATCATGCGAGCCAAATGTACAGTAAAAACATTGCCACCTTCCTCCTCCATTTAGTGAAAAAGGGAGAATTAACGCTCAACATGGAGGATGAAATTACGCGAGAAACTTTGTTAACCCGCGATGGGGAGATTGTCCATTCGCGGGTCCGCGAAATTTTAGGGCCCTTAGCTGGAAGACGAGCAGAGGAGACATAA
- a CDS encoding NAD(P)(+) transhydrogenase (Re/Si-specific) subunit beta: MTEILINIGYLLSAALFIFGLKGLTHPRTAVRGNLFGACGMLLAVVITLLDKSIVSFEVIIAGLIIGAIVGAVLAIKIEMTSMPELVAVFNGFGGIASVFVAGAALIESTINGATPLTQATIAVAASGLIGAVTFWGSLVAFGKLKGLIGDGAVLFSGQQIINAALAITALALSAGVVMDPTNVILYWLLVVAASALGVLLVIPVGGADMPVVVALLNSYSGLAAAATGFVLSNNVLIITGSLVGASGIILTQIMCKAMNRSLFNVLFGVLAPTGGGASADEVYTGRVKSTSPEEVALLFDAARRVAIIPGYGMAVSQAQHPVANLAAILQERGIIVEYGVHPVAGRMPGHMNVLLAEADVPYESLKDMDEINQDIDQVDVALIIGANDVVNPLARTDPTSAIAGMPIIDVDKAKTVVNIKRSLSPGFAGIPNPLFALDNSLMLFGDGKKAVLDIIAALKDS; encoded by the coding sequence ATGACAGAAATACTGATTAATATTGGGTACTTACTCTCCGCCGCGCTCTTTATATTTGGCTTAAAAGGTCTCACCCATCCCCGAACAGCAGTCAGGGGGAACCTCTTTGGGGCCTGCGGCATGCTGCTCGCCGTCGTTATTACGCTGCTTGATAAAAGCATCGTAAGTTTTGAGGTCATTATTGCCGGCTTGATCATTGGTGCCATTGTTGGAGCCGTATTAGCCATCAAAATTGAAATGACCTCGATGCCAGAGCTGGTTGCCGTCTTTAATGGATTTGGAGGTATTGCTTCCGTCTTTGTCGCAGGCGCGGCCCTCATTGAAAGCACCATAAATGGCGCAACTCCATTGACCCAGGCAACCATTGCCGTTGCCGCATCTGGTCTCATTGGGGCGGTCACATTTTGGGGAAGCCTCGTCGCATTTGGAAAGCTGAAAGGTCTTATTGGCGATGGCGCCGTCCTGTTTTCCGGCCAACAAATTATTAATGCCGCACTTGCCATCACTGCCCTAGCTTTAAGCGCGGGGGTGGTAATGGATCCAACCAATGTGATTCTCTACTGGCTTTTGGTAGTGGCAGCCTCCGCCCTTGGAGTTCTGTTAGTTATCCCTGTTGGTGGGGCCGATATGCCGGTGGTGGTAGCGCTGTTAAATTCCTATTCCGGACTTGCCGCCGCGGCAACCGGGTTTGTGTTATCGAATAACGTACTTATCATCACAGGGTCCCTGGTTGGGGCTTCGGGAATCATCCTGACACAAATTATGTGTAAGGCTATGAACCGATCCCTTTTCAATGTCCTTTTTGGGGTCCTCGCCCCCACGGGTGGTGGGGCCTCGGCGGATGAAGTGTATACTGGTCGCGTAAAGTCGACATCCCCCGAAGAGGTCGCCTTATTATTTGATGCGGCTCGAAGAGTCGCTATCATACCTGGCTATGGCATGGCCGTGTCCCAAGCCCAACACCCCGTGGCAAATTTGGCAGCCATACTTCAAGAGCGTGGAATTATTGTTGAATATGGGGTTCACCCAGTGGCAGGACGAATGCCAGGACACATGAATGTACTTTTGGCCGAGGCCGATGTTCCCTACGAATCCCTCAAAGATATGGACGAAATTAACCAGGATATCGACCAAGTCGACGTGGCCTTGATCATCGGAGCTAATGATGTGGTCAACCCCTTGGCCAGAACCGACCCCACGAGCGCCATTGCAGGCATGCCCATCATTGATGTCGATAAAGCCAAAACCGTGGTAAATATCAAACGGAGCCTAAGTCCAGGGTTTGCCGGCATTCCCAACCCACTGTTTGCCTTAGATAACTCGTTGATGCTGTTTGGTGATGGGAAAAAGGCGGTTTTGGATATTATTGCAGCACTGAAGGATTCCTAA